From the Ascochyta rabiei chromosome 14, complete sequence genome, one window contains:
- a CDS encoding 3-deoxy-7-phosphoheptulonate synthase produces the protein MSFYIENKSVGDAANSEDWRIRGYNPLTPPDLLQSEIPQSQKSRETVLKGRNETVEVVQGRDKNGRLLVVIGPCSIHDPKAALDYCDRLVTLKEKYQDDLLIIMRSYLEKPRTTVGWKGLINDPDIDNTFKINKGLRVSRQLFVDLTEKGMPLASEMLDTISPQFLADLLSVGAIGARTTESQLHRELASGLSFPVGFKNGTDGTLDVAVDAIGSVKHPHHFLSVTKPGVVAIVGTVGNDDCFVILRGGKKGTNYDEKSIKESREALEKKGLNARLMIDCSHGNSEKNHKNQPKVAHVLAEQIAAGETGIMGVMIESNIHEGNQKVPKEGKEGLQYGVSITDACINWEDTEKVLEELATAVAKRRSLRNDASGQ, from the exons ATGTCT TTCTACATCGAAAACAAGTCAGTTGGCGACGCCGCCAACTCGGAAGATTGGCGCATTCGCGGCTACAACCCCCTCACACCTCCCGACCTTCTCCAGAGCGAGATCCCCCAGTCGCAGAAGTCGCGAGAAACGGTCCTCAAGGGCCGCAACGAGACCGTCGAGGTCGTCCAAGGCAGAGACAAGAACGGCAGACTTCTCGTCGTCATTGGCCCATGCTCGATCCACGACCCCAAAGCCGCCCTCGATTACTGCGACCGCCTCGTCACGCTGAAGGAGAAGTACCAGGATGACCTCCTCATCATCATGCGCTCCTACCTGGAGAAGCCCCGCACAACCGTTGGCTGGAAGGGTCTGATCAACGACCCGGACATTGACAACACCTTCAAGATCAACAAGGGCCTGCGTGTTTCGAGGCAGCTTTTCGTCGACTTGACTGAGAAGGGCATGCCTCTCGCCAGTGAGATGCTGGACACCATCTCTCCCCAGTTCTTGGCCGATCTGCTTAGCGTCGGTGCCATTGGCGCCAGGACAACCGAGTCCCAGCTCCACCGTGAGCTTGCCTCTGGTCTGTCCTTCCCCGTCGGCTTCAAGAACGGAACCGACGGTACTCTCGATGTCGCTGTCGACGCCATTGGCTCCGTCAAGCACCCTCACCACTTCCTCTCTGTCACTAAGCCTGGTGTCGTCGCCATTGTCGGTACCGTTGGCAACGATGACTGCTTCGTCATTCTGCGAGGTGGAAAAAAGGGCACCAACTACGATGAGAAGAGCATCAAGGAGTCGCGCGAGGCGCTTGAGAAGAAGGGCCTCAACGCCAGGTTGATGATAGACTGCAGCCACGGTAATTCCGAGAAAAACCACAAGAATCAGCCAAAGGTCGCACACGTTCTAGCCGAGCAGATTGCTGCTGGTGAGACTGGCATCATGGGCGTAATGATCGAGAGCAATATACATGAGG GCAACCAGAAGGTACCCAAGGAAGGCAAAGAGGGTCTGCAGTACGGTGTATCTATCACAGATGCCTGTATCAACTGGGAAGACACGGAGAAGGTGCTCGAAGAGTTGGCTACCGCCGTTGCAAAGAGGCGATCGCTTCGCAATGACGCCAGCGGCCAGTAA